CCCTTCTCCTACCGCAAGGCCTACGGCGGCACGCCGACGCTCGGCAGCACGCGGCGCGAGTGGCGGGTGTTCAACATCCTGGCGCCGTCGGTGAAGCTCGACCCGTGGGACCTGGACCTGCCGTTCTCGGTGAAGCCCGACAAGAAGGTGACGCCCCAGGACCTGATGCGGATTCACCGCGACTCGTATGAAGGCACCGAGTTCGACATGACCAAGGGGCCGGCCGCTGGACCGTTCGGCAACCCCAACCGCTTCGGCACCGGCGCTCGGCCGCCCGAGGGCTACATGGGCTGGGAGCGGTCGATCTCGATCTTCCGCTGCTCGTACGCCACGGTGATCCAGTCGCGCGGCCACCTGCCGGCGTGGATTGGCGGTCTCGTGTGGTTCGCCGAGGACGATCCGAAGACCTCGGTCTACATGCCCCTCTACGCGGGCGCGACGAAGCTGCCCGAGTCGGTGCAGATCGGCACGCGCGCGGCGATCGATCGCAAGGCGGCGTGGTGGGCGTTCGACTTCGTGAGCAACTGGGCGAACCTTCGCTGGAACGCGATGCACAAGGACATCCGCGCCAGGGGCGACGCCATCGAGAAGGGGTTCTTCGACCAGCAGGCAGACGTCGAGAAGAAGGCGCTCGAGCTGTATCAACAGGACCCGGCCAGGGCTCGCGAGTATCTCACCGACTACACCAACACGATGGTGCAGAAGACCGTCGAGGAATGGTGGAAGTTCTCGGACTTCATGATCGCGAAGTACAACGACGGCTACATCAACGAGAACGGCCACGAGAACTCGGTCGGGTACCCGAAGGACTGGCTCGACATGGTCGGGTTCGGAAAGACCAGGATTCTGAAGGCGGGCGAGAAGCAGCAATAGCCAGAGGTCAAGTTCCCGGCCGCTCCGGCCGATATCACGTAGTGACATCTCAGGCCTGAGGTGTCCATGCGCGGCGGAGGCGAGAGTGGTCGGGAACAGGCAGAAGGCGGTAGGTTGGAACGCGAGAGGCCGGGCCGCCCGGACGCGGCGACGGGGCCTGTTCGCGATGGGCGTCTGGCTCGTCCTCACCGCCACCGTCCGCCCCGCCGCCGCGCTCGACCCGCGGATCGGCCTCACGCAGTTTCATACCCTCACCTGGCAGATCGAGAACGGACTCCCACAGAACAGCGTCCAGGCGGTGCTGCAGAGCCGCAGCGGCTACCTCTGGCTCGGCACGCAGGCAGGCCTGGCCCGGTTCGACGGCGTCCGCTTCGTCGTCTTCGACCGATCGAACACGCCCGCGTTCCAGCGCGAGAACGTGCGCGCGCTCGCCGAGGACCGCGACGGTGCGATCTGGATCGGGACCGACTCGGGTGTCCTTCGCTACCGGAATGAACGGTTCACTCGACTCGGCACGGCCGACGGGCTGCCGAACGAGCAGGTGCGCTCGCTGCTCGTCGACCATCGGGGCGTGCTCTGGGCCGGGACGCTGTCGGGTGTGTGCCAGATCCGCAACGGGAAGGTCGACGTCAGTGCGGCGGCGTCCGGATCGCCCAACCAGGCGACGCTCCGCATCGACGAATCGCGCGACGGCACGGTCTGGTTCGCGACGGCAAACGGTCTCTATCTCTACCGCCAGGATCACTTCGAACGGCTCGGCCTGGCCGACGGGCTGCCGGACCTCGTGGTGTTCGACGTGCACCAGGACCGCGACGGCGTGGTGTGGATCGGCACCAGCCGCGGCCTCGCGCGGATGGCCGGCGACCGACGTATTGCCCTCTCGCCGTTGCCGGTGGACGACTCGGTCCACACAATCTGGGAAGACCGCGAAGGCACGCTCTGGCTCGGCCTCGAACGCCGGGGCATTGCGCGCGTGCAGAAGGGGCGATTCGAAATTTGCGGCAAGGCACAGGGGCTGGCCGGGAACTACGCCGTGGACTTCCTGGAAGACCGCCACGGCAACATGTGGGTCGGCCTGTTCGACGCCGGTCTCGTCTGCCTGCGCCAGACGCCGTTCTCGGGTTTCGGCGTCCGCGAGGGACTGCCGAGCGACGATGTGCAGACCATCCTGCAATCGAGCGACGGGACGGTGTGGATTGGCAGCAACGGCGGGGGCTTGTCGGCCACTGCCAACGGGCAGGTCCGGACGTTCACCGCGAAGCAGGGCCTGGCCGACGACATCATCATGGCGCTCGGCGAGGACCGCGACGGCACGCTGTGGGTCGGGACGCCGCTCGGGCTGAGCCGCATCCGGCGCGGCCGGATCGAGACCCTACCCGACCCTGACCACGTCCTGCAGGGCGGCGTCCGAGCCGTGGCGATCTCCGCTGAGGGCGCGCTCTGGATCGGGACGAACGCCGGTGGGCTCTGTGCATTGAGCGGAGGGCGGCTCCAGGCCGTGCGGTTGGCCGGCGATCCGGTCTCGCCGGGTATCCAGGCTCTGCTGCTCGCCCGAAACGGCGTCCTGTGGGTCGGCGGGTCGCGTGGCCTGACACGGATCCAGGACGGAAGGGCGAAGACGTTCACGACGGCTGACGGCCTCGGCGACAATTTCGTCCTGTCGCTCTTCGAAGACGAGAAGGGCGCAATCTGGGCTGGCACCTTCGGTGGCGGCTTGAACCGGGTGAAGGACGGCATCAGAACCATCGCCGTTCGTGAGGGACTGTACGACGCCGCGGTCTTCACCATCCTCGACGACGGAGCCGGCAACTTCTGGATGTCGTGCAACAAGGGCATCTACAAAGTCGCGAAGGCCGACCTCGACGCGGTGGCAGATGGCCGCCGTGGACACCTCGACTCCATCGGGTACGGTGTGGCCGACGGGCTTCGTGGGGCCGAGGGCAACGGCGGGTCACAGCCGTGCGCGTGGCGGATGCGCGACGGCCACCTGTGGTTCGCCGGGATTCGCGGTGCGGTCATCGTGGACCCGAAACCGATGGTGGTCGCGCCGCCGCCGCCGCTGCTGGAGCAGGTGTCCTACGATCGACGGGTGGTGGATCCGACCAACGGCATGGTGTTGCCGCCGGGATCCGGGCAGTTGGAATTCCAGTACACGGCGCTCGATTTCAGGGCGCCTCAAGGCGTGCAGTTCCGCTACCGGCTGGAGGGATTCGACTCCGAGTGGGTGGATGCCGGCACCCGGCGCACGGCGTTCTACACGAACGTGCCGCCCGGCTCGTACGCCTTCCACGTGTCGGCGCGGAACAAGGACGGGAGCTGGAATCCCCGCGCGGCAACCCTGGCCTTCCGGTTGCGCCCGCACTACTACCAGGCCGCCTGGTTCTACGTGCTCTGCATCATCGTCGCGCTGCTGGGCGCGACGGGGATCTACGGCCTGCGGGTGCGGGGCATGAAGGCGCGCCAGCGGCGGCTCGCACACCTGGTGGACAAGCGCACCCACGCACTGCGCGTCGAGATCGAAGGGCGGCGCCAGACGCAGATCCGCCTCGAGGAAGAGATCGCCGAGCGGAGGCAGGTCCAGGAGGAATTGGCCAGGGCCATGGCGCGCGCGGAGGCGGCCAACCAGGCCAAAGGCACGTTCCTCGCCAACATGAGCCACGAGATCAGGACACCGATGAACGGCATTCTCGGCATGACCGAACTGCTGCTCGACACGCCGATGTCGGCCGACCAGCGCGACCAGCTCGACATGGTCCGTGGATCCGCGCAGTCGCTCCTGACGGTCATCAACGACGTCCTGGACTTCTCGAAGATCGACGCGGGCCGACTCGAGCTCGAGTCGCTCGCCTTCGGCCTGCGCGACCTGATCGACGACACGATGAGGTCGTTCGACGTGCTCGCCTCCGACCGAGGGCTGGATCTGACGTGGGCGGTGGACGAATCGGTGCCTGACACGGTGATCGGCGATCCCGGACGCATCCGCCAGGTGTTGAACAACCTGCTGGGAAACGCCATCAAGTTCACGGAGATCGGCAGCGTCGCGCTGCGCGTGTCGGACCTCGCCCGGCATCCACACGAGGTGACCCTCCGCCTGTCGGTCCGTGACACCGGTATCGGCATTCCCGCCGACAAGCTGACGGAGGTCTTCGAGCCGTTCACCCAGGCCGACGAATCGACCACTCGTCGGTACGGCGGGACCGGCCTGGGACTGACGATCACCGCGAGACTCGTGCGGTTGATGGGTGGTGAGATCTTCGTGGAAAGCCTGGCGGGCAAGGGCAGCACCTTCTCCTTCACGGTCCGGCTGGGCCTCGTGCTGGCGCCGTCGGCGCAGGAGGTGGCGCCGATCGCCGTGCCGCCGCCCCCCAGTACCGTCGTCGCGCCGGAACCGCTGCGCGTGCTGGTGGCCGAGGACAACCTGGTCAATCAGCGTCTCATCGGGCGCCTGTTGCAGAAGTGGGGCCACGAGGTCACGATCGTCTCGACGGGAGAGCTGGCGGTCGAGGCGGTGGGGCGCCAACAGTACGACCTCGTGCTGATGGACGTGCAGATGCCGGGGATGGACGGGTTCGAGGCGACCCGGATCATCCGGTCGCAGGAAACGCCCTCGGGAAGACACCTGCCCATCGTCGCCATCACGGCCCACGCCATGAAGGGCGACCGGGAACGCTGTCTGGCCGCCGGCATGGATGGCTACCTGTCGAAACCCATTGAATCAACCCAGTTGCGCCGCGTACTCGACCAGTCGATTCACGGCCGGCCGAGCACAATCGCCTGAACAACTCCCGGAGGCCCATCGTGATCCATCGCTGGTCCCGTGCTCTGCTCGCCCTCTGTCTCGCCGCCGCCGCCACGCCCGGCACCGCTCAGCAGAACCCGCCGTCGTTCCACGCGCGGATCGACCGCGCGTCGAGCGACGTGATGACGAAGGTCATCGCGTGGCGTCGCGATTTCCATCAGCATCCCGAACTCGGAAACCGGGAGGTGCGGACGGGAAAGGTGGTTGCCGACCATCTCAGGAGCCTGGGGCTCGACGTCCGCGCCAACATCGCCCGCACCGGTGTCGTTGGCGTGTTGCGGGGCGGCAAGCCAGGTCCCGTCGTGGCGCTTCGCTCCGACATGGACGCACTGCCGGTCACCGAGGAGTGTGAGCTGCCGTTCAAGTCCAAGGTCCGCACCGAGTACAACGGGCGCGA
This window of the Vicinamibacterales bacterium genome carries:
- a CDS encoding C69 family dipeptidase; this translates as MRPRTILIPTFVLLCSTLVMTAGRQAPPQSKAMGSSLAKICLRPELLPADADVADLCDHCTSVPVGKDASADGGTLTTHSCDGHYEFQIHIVAGKKSPKGTMRPVMKGGGYGQDRPQAVKVGEIPEVEQTFTRYDASYSFMNEKQVGIGETTIGGRRELFNDEGWFDIMELERVALERASTAREAITIMGELAEKYGYGDGGECLTVIDPKEAWQFEIFGAGAVEKGAVWAAKRIPDGEVGVSANHSRISTLDLKDPNYNLASASVLKVAEDLGFWKKGEPFSYRKAYGGTPTLGSTRREWRVFNILAPSVKLDPWDLDLPFSVKPDKKVTPQDLMRIHRDSYEGTEFDMTKGPAAGPFGNPNRFGTGARPPEGYMGWERSISIFRCSYATVIQSRGHLPAWIGGLVWFAEDDPKTSVYMPLYAGATKLPESVQIGTRAAIDRKAAWWAFDFVSNWANLRWNAMHKDIRARGDAIEKGFFDQQADVEKKALELYQQDPARAREYLTDYTNTMVQKTVEEWWKFSDFMIAKYNDGYINENGHENSVGYPKDWLDMVGFGKTRILKAGEKQQ
- a CDS encoding two-component regulator propeller domain-containing protein → MVGNRQKAVGWNARGRAARTRRRGLFAMGVWLVLTATVRPAAALDPRIGLTQFHTLTWQIENGLPQNSVQAVLQSRSGYLWLGTQAGLARFDGVRFVVFDRSNTPAFQRENVRALAEDRDGAIWIGTDSGVLRYRNERFTRLGTADGLPNEQVRSLLVDHRGVLWAGTLSGVCQIRNGKVDVSAAASGSPNQATLRIDESRDGTVWFATANGLYLYRQDHFERLGLADGLPDLVVFDVHQDRDGVVWIGTSRGLARMAGDRRIALSPLPVDDSVHTIWEDREGTLWLGLERRGIARVQKGRFEICGKAQGLAGNYAVDFLEDRHGNMWVGLFDAGLVCLRQTPFSGFGVREGLPSDDVQTILQSSDGTVWIGSNGGGLSATANGQVRTFTAKQGLADDIIMALGEDRDGTLWVGTPLGLSRIRRGRIETLPDPDHVLQGGVRAVAISAEGALWIGTNAGGLCALSGGRLQAVRLAGDPVSPGIQALLLARNGVLWVGGSRGLTRIQDGRAKTFTTADGLGDNFVLSLFEDEKGAIWAGTFGGGLNRVKDGIRTIAVREGLYDAAVFTILDDGAGNFWMSCNKGIYKVAKADLDAVADGRRGHLDSIGYGVADGLRGAEGNGGSQPCAWRMRDGHLWFAGIRGAVIVDPKPMVVAPPPPLLEQVSYDRRVVDPTNGMVLPPGSGQLEFQYTALDFRAPQGVQFRYRLEGFDSEWVDAGTRRTAFYTNVPPGSYAFHVSARNKDGSWNPRAATLAFRLRPHYYQAAWFYVLCIIVALLGATGIYGLRVRGMKARQRRLAHLVDKRTHALRVEIEGRRQTQIRLEEEIAERRQVQEELARAMARAEAANQAKGTFLANMSHEIRTPMNGILGMTELLLDTPMSADQRDQLDMVRGSAQSLLTVINDVLDFSKIDAGRLELESLAFGLRDLIDDTMRSFDVLASDRGLDLTWAVDESVPDTVIGDPGRIRQVLNNLLGNAIKFTEIGSVALRVSDLARHPHEVTLRLSVRDTGIGIPADKLTEVFEPFTQADESTTRRYGGTGLGLTITARLVRLMGGEIFVESLAGKGSTFSFTVRLGLVLAPSAQEVAPIAVPPPPSTVVAPEPLRVLVAEDNLVNQRLIGRLLQKWGHEVTIVSTGELAVEAVGRQQYDLVLMDVQMPGMDGFEATRIIRSQETPSGRHLPIVAITAHAMKGDRERCLAAGMDGYLSKPIESTQLRRVLDQSIHGRPSTIA